Genomic DNA from Synechococcus sp. MU1643:
GAGCAGGAACAACCACGTTGTGCCCGAGATCCGGACCGCAGACACCACAGCTGCTGCAGCCGTCAAAGGAGCAGTCGAGCACAACCGCCGCAGCCAGAGCCCGTTGCAGATCGTCCGCCAGCCAGGCCTTGTCGATGCCGGTGTCGATGTGATCCCAGGGAAGCGGCTGAGCACAGAACGCTTCCAAATCCTCACGGTCCAGCGCAGCCACGGCACTCCAGCCCCCCACCTCCATCTCCCGGTAGCTCCCCTCCAGGCCGGCATCCGCGATGGCTTCGGTCCAGGCGGCGTAGGTGCGATCCAGCGACTCGAACCAGGCATCCATGCCGGCACCGGCCCGCCAGGCCGCCTCGATCACCGGGGCAAGGCGCCGATCGCTGCGGCCCACAAAATCCTCCATGGCCGACAGCCGCACATCGGTGAAGTTCACCTTCACGCCGCGCAAACGTCGGAAGGCGTCCTTGAGCAGGGCCTGACGCCGCTGGAACTCTGCCGTGGAGACGCTGTGCCACTGGAACGGGGTGTGGGGCTTGGGCGTGAAATTGCTGATCGTGATGTTCAGGTTCAGCCGCCCCAGGTCACGGCAGCGCTGCTGCAGCATCACGCAGGTCTCGGCAATGCCGAGAACATCGGCATCCGTCTCACCAGGGAGGCCGATCATGAAGTAGAGCTTCACCTTGCGATAGTCGTTCTGCATTGCCGTGCGGATGCCACGCAGCAGGTCGTCATCGGTTAAGCCCTTGTTGACTATGTCGCGAAGCCGCTGGGTTCCGGCCTCAGGAGCGAAGGTGAGGCCCGCTTTCCGCGTGCCACCGAGGATGTGGGCAATGTCTTCATCAAAGCGATCCACCCGCTGGCTGGGCAACTGAAGCGTGACGTTCTGATCCGCAAGGCGGTTTCGCAACTCAACGCCCACCGCCGGCAGCGCCAGATAGTCGCTGCAGCTCAAAGAGAGCAACGAGAAATCGCTGTAGCCGGTTTGTTTCATCCCGGTCTCCACGGCTTCGATCACTGCTTCGGGTTCCACATCCCGAGCCGGGCGCGTCAACATCCCGGGCTGGCAGAACCGGCATCCCCGCGTGCAGCCACGGCGAATCTCAACCGTGAGACGGTCATGGACCGTTTCCACATGGGGGACCAGCCCCATGGCGTAGTGCGGCATCGGCGTCGCCACACGCCGAAGCACCCGCGCCGGAACATCAGGGTGAAGCGGCTCAAGGGTGACCCCATCGTCACCAGTCCCGTAAAGCGCAGGCACGTAAACGCCGGGAACATTGGCCAGATCGCGCAGCAATTGCGATCGGGTCAATCCATCGGCTTTGGCCTGCGCCACCACCAAACCGATTTCAGGCAAGAGCTCCTCACCGTCACCCAGGGCGATGAAGTCGAAGAACGGCGCGTAGGGCTCTGGATTGCTGGTTGCGGTGGGACCGCCAGCAAAGATCAGCGGTGGCGATGCAGGGTCACCCAGCGGCAAGTCGCCCCGATCAGCGGAGCGAATCGGCACCTGCGCCAGATCCAGCATCTCAAGGATGTTGGTGGCACCAAGTTCGTAGCTGAGGCTGAAGCCCAGTATGTCGAAGGCCGGCAAAGGCCGACGGCTCTCCACGGCAAACAACGCCTGTGAGCGCTCCCGCAAGCGGCCAGCCAGATCGGCCGCCGGCAGATAGGCGCGATCACACAACTGCCCGGGAACGGCATTGAGGATCGAATAAAGAATGATGTGGCCGAGGTTGCTGGAGCCGACCTCATAGATCTCGGGGTAGGTGAGCGCCCAGCGAACCGACGCTGCCTGCCAATCCCGTGGTTCAACCCCTAACTCGTGCCCCATGTAGCGGGCCGGCTTGTTGATGCCGCTGTCCACCAGGCCATGGAAATCAACCGGGTGATCCAGGGATGAGACGACCACGTCGGATGACCAGACTCCTGAACTCATCGTATGGAGCTGCCGACACGGCAGGATGCCCCGCAGAAATAGCTCACGGTTACGTGGTTCAGGTCAACGGCAATTACCTCAAGCTCAAGGCGGGCTACCTGTTCCCTGAGATCGGTCGGCGCGTCAAGGCGTTCAGCACTGCCAATCCCGACGCAGCGCTGATCCGCCTGGGTATCGGTGATGTCACGGAGCCCCTGCCGCTGGCCTGCCGTGAGGCCATGAAAACGGCCATCGATGCGATGGGCACAGCCGAAGGTTTCCATGGCTATGGCCCCGAACAGGGCTACGGCTGGCTGCGGGAGGCCATCGCCAAAAACGATTTCCAATCCCGAGGCTGCGACATCAATGCCGAGGAAATTTTTGTTTCCGACGGCTCCAAGTGCGACAGCAGCAACATCCTCGACATCCTTGGCGAGGGCAACAAGGTGGCCGTCACGGACCCCGTCTATCCGGTGTACGTGGACAGCAACGTGATGGCTGGCCGCACCGGTGACGCCGGAGAGATCGGTCGCTATGCAGGCCTGACCTACCTGCCGATCAGCGCGAACAACGGTTTTGCAGCGCAGATTCCCAGTGAACCGGTCGACCTGATCTACCTCTGCTTCCCCAACAACCCCACCGGTGCCGTCGCCACTCGGGAGCAACTCCAAGCCTGGGTGAACTACGCCCGTGCCAATGGCGCACTGATCCTGTTCGATGCCGCCTATGAGGCCTTCATCCAAGACCCGGAACTCCCCCACTCCATCTTCGAAATCGAGGGAGCCCGGGACTGCGCCATCGAATTTCGTTCCTTCTCTAAAAACGCGGGCTTCACCGGCACGCGTTGCGCATTCACCGTGTTGCCCAAAGGGTTGAAAGGGAAGGCCGCCAACGGCGAAGCAGTGGAACTCTGGGGGCTATGGAACCGACGTCAGAGCACCAAGTTCAACGGTGTGAGCTACATCATTCAG
This window encodes:
- a CDS encoding LL-diaminopimelate aminotransferase, with translation MVQVNGNYLKLKAGYLFPEIGRRVKAFSTANPDAALIRLGIGDVTEPLPLACREAMKTAIDAMGTAEGFHGYGPEQGYGWLREAIAKNDFQSRGCDINAEEIFVSDGSKCDSSNILDILGEGNKVAVTDPVYPVYVDSNVMAGRTGDAGEIGRYAGLTYLPISANNGFAAQIPSEPVDLIYLCFPNNPTGAVATREQLQAWVNYARANGALILFDAAYEAFIQDPELPHSIFEIEGARDCAIEFRSFSKNAGFTGTRCAFTVLPKGLKGKAANGEAVELWGLWNRRQSTKFNGVSYIIQRGAEAVYSEAGQAEVKALVSFYMENAAIIRRQLTAAGLTVYGGEHAPYVWIKTPEGVDSWGFFDHLLNKANVVGTPGSGFGAAGEGYFRLSAFNSRSNVDEAMARIKAL
- a CDS encoding TIGR03960 family B12-binding radical SAM protein, which produces MSSGVWSSDVVVSSLDHPVDFHGLVDSGINKPARYMGHELGVEPRDWQAASVRWALTYPEIYEVGSSNLGHIILYSILNAVPGQLCDRAYLPAADLAGRLRERSQALFAVESRRPLPAFDILGFSLSYELGATNILEMLDLAQVPIRSADRGDLPLGDPASPPLIFAGGPTATSNPEPYAPFFDFIALGDGEELLPEIGLVVAQAKADGLTRSQLLRDLANVPGVYVPALYGTGDDGVTLEPLHPDVPARVLRRVATPMPHYAMGLVPHVETVHDRLTVEIRRGCTRGCRFCQPGMLTRPARDVEPEAVIEAVETGMKQTGYSDFSLLSLSCSDYLALPAVGVELRNRLADQNVTLQLPSQRVDRFDEDIAHILGGTRKAGLTFAPEAGTQRLRDIVNKGLTDDDLLRGIRTAMQNDYRKVKLYFMIGLPGETDADVLGIAETCVMLQQRCRDLGRLNLNITISNFTPKPHTPFQWHSVSTAEFQRRQALLKDAFRRLRGVKVNFTDVRLSAMEDFVGRSDRRLAPVIEAAWRAGAGMDAWFESLDRTYAAWTEAIADAGLEGSYREMEVGGWSAVAALDREDLEAFCAQPLPWDHIDTGIDKAWLADDLQRALAAAVVLDCSFDGCSSCGVCGPDLGHNVVVPAPPVPTQVPTQAPPSQRVCRIRVQFAKTGSMALLSHLDLMRMLERALRRSALPISFTGGFHPLPRIQIALALPLGAEALSEWMDLEFTEAIDPNHFCKTLQPLLPEGIQLLAAAEVPVSGRSLSQELTGAVWCFDLVPEEQAPMPLDWNAAVDQLMQAASLVWHDTDKKGRPRERDCRPALKALQVTDQNPNGFVRLRLEAAVDEMGRSLRPAQIQHWLAETVGQPLQVQRLAREALLLSAQC